One region of Drosophila subobscura isolate 14011-0131.10 chromosome J, UCBerk_Dsub_1.0, whole genome shotgun sequence genomic DNA includes:
- the LOC117893155 gene encoding sodium channel protein Nach, producing MSSRLAAAFNRTVVEYFRKTSLNGFGLLYFIRKRRVQRLFWFSFICCGLFFAGYSVFAMILDLLDSSTITDLSERDSGEKGALPLPSIEICSGYRFSKRKMQEYTQMLANSSGKSLGYWWQKMHLLEGYMDPLAVDAEEAKELQESLGFRDVRSHLLNLTPACVSLILKCQQNRVTIDCSEIFQLQATNYGHCCVLRDRNITGELSLSLDTSQEDEFPMEKSRRLAGFHLHISSWLGRVTIGQGEKSLVEVNVMELEANSELREYPVDRRGCHFPHEGEGREKCLQNCRLKASLMNCQCVPYPFERDAKLKQKYCTLEDIACLQMVEVNWSPNQCQQCLPLCNQMLHSLHKSLLGFMHPFRSSLMLRFRTSRWSNYAQDKHYHWYHILSNIGGVLGICIGCSLISGFELINFMVFRFWSNFRQQPQQE from the exons ATGTCCTCCCGCCTGGCGGCGGCTTTCAATCGCACGGTCGTGGAGTATTTCCGTAAGACGAGCCTCAATGGATTCGGATTGTTGTACTTCATAAGGAAACGTCGCGTGCAGCGTCTCTTTTGGTTCTCCTTCATCTGCTGTGGGTTGTTCTTTGCGGGTTATTCGGTTTTTGCAATGATCTTGGATCTACTGGATAGCTCGACAATAACAGATCTTTCCGAGAGGGATTCAGGGGAGAAAGgtgccctgccgctgccttcgATTGAGATATGCAGTGGCTATCGATTCAGCAAGAGAAAGATGCAGGAGTACACACAAATGTTGGCCAATTCCAGTGGCAAATCATTGGGTTACTGGTGGCAAAAGATGCATTTACTTGAGGGTTACATGGATCCGCTGGCTGTGGATGCAGAAGAAGCCAAAGAACTGCAAGAATCTCTGGGATTCAGAGATGTGCGCTCTCATTTGTTGAATCTAACACCCGCTTGCGTGTCTCTGATCCTCAAGTGTCAGCAGAATCGTGTAACCATCGATTGCTCAGAGATTTTCCAGCTGCAAGCCACAAATTATGGCCACTGTTGTGTCTTGAGGGACAGAAATATCACGGGGGAACTTTCCCTGTCGCTGGACACCTCCCAAGAAGATGAATTTCCAATGGAGAAGAGTCGCAGACTTGCTGGtttccatttacatatttccaGCTGGTTGGGCAGAGTCACCATTGGCCAGGGCGAAAAGTCACTCGTGGAAGTGAATGTCATGGAACTTGAGGCTAACTCCGAGCTACGCGAATATCCTGTGGATAGACGTGGCTGTCACTTTCCCCATGAGGGTGAAGGCAGGGAGAAGTGTCTGCAGAATTGCAGGTTAAAGGCCTCGCTAATGAATTGTCAGTGTGTGCCTTATCCCTTTGAGAGAGATGcgaaattaaagcaaaaatattgcacGCTAGAGGACATTGCCTGTCTGCAAATGGTAGAGG TTAATTGGTCACCAAATCAGTGCCAGCAGTGCCTGCCGCTCTGCAATCAAATGTTGCACAGCCTGCACAAAAGTTTGCTCGGCTTTATGCATCCCTTTAGGAGTTCCCTGATGCTACGCTTTAGGACTTCACGCTGGAGCAACTATGCACAGGATAAACACTATCACTGGTATCATATTTTGT CAAATATTGGCGGTGTCTTGGGCATTTGCATTGGCTGTTCGCTCATCAGTGGCTTTGAGTTGATTAACTTTATGGTCTTTCGGTTTTGGTCAAACTTTaggcagcaaccgcagcaagAATAA